One Leptolyngbya iicbica LK genomic region harbors:
- a CDS encoding formamidase: MSGLGGLNKTPNGVVLGMVQAQLPNVVTPDDLAAQTQRIVDMVAKARRNMPTMDLVVFPEYSLHGLSMDTNPDIMCRLDGPEVAAFRQACIDNAIWGCFSIMEFNPKGNPYNSGLIIDDQGELKLYYRKLHPWVPVEPWEPGNIGIPVCEGPNGSTLALIICHDGMFPEMARECAYKGAEIMIRTAGYTAPIRHSWRVTNQANAFSNLMVTASVCMCGTDGTFDSMGEGMIVNFDGEPLVMGSHRPDEIITAEVRPDLVREARKYWGVENNIYQFGHRGYVAVKGGAQDCPYTYMKDMVDGNYRLPWEEDVVHTDGTSCGFDAPTRDYQGEEMPTLPSQV; the protein is encoded by the coding sequence ATGAGTGGACTTGGTGGACTGAATAAAACCCCCAACGGGGTCGTGCTGGGCATGGTGCAGGCGCAGTTGCCCAATGTGGTAACGCCGGATGACCTCGCCGCCCAAACCCAACGCATCGTTGACATGGTCGCCAAGGCCCGCCGCAACATGCCGACGATGGATTTGGTGGTCTTTCCCGAATACTCGCTGCATGGGCTCTCGATGGACACTAACCCCGACATCATGTGTCGCCTCGATGGCCCAGAAGTTGCCGCCTTTCGCCAAGCCTGCATCGACAACGCCATCTGGGGCTGCTTTTCCATCATGGAATTCAACCCGAAGGGCAACCCTTACAACAGCGGCCTGATCATCGACGACCAGGGGGAACTCAAGCTCTACTACCGTAAGCTCCACCCCTGGGTGCCCGTGGAACCGTGGGAACCCGGCAACATTGGCATTCCGGTCTGTGAAGGGCCGAACGGCAGCACTCTGGCGCTAATCATCTGCCACGACGGCATGTTCCCCGAAATGGCCCGGGAATGTGCCTACAAAGGGGCCGAAATCATGATCCGCACGGCGGGCTACACCGCCCCGATTCGTCATTCCTGGCGCGTCACCAATCAGGCCAACGCCTTCAGCAACCTCATGGTGACGGCCTCTGTCTGTATGTGCGGCACCGACGGCACCTTCGACTCGATGGGCGAGGGCATGATCGTCAACTTCGACGGCGAACCGTTGGTAATGGGCAGCCACCGCCCCGATGAAATCATCACCGCCGAAGTGCGTCCCGACTTGGTGCGCGAAGCCCGCAAATATTGGGGCGTGGAGAACAATATTTACCAGTTTGGTCATCGGGGGTACGTCGCAGTGAAAGGCGGTGCCCAAGACTGCCCCTACACCTACATGAAAGACATGGTGGATGGCAACTACCGCTTGCCTTGGGAAGAGGACGTGGTTCATACCGACGGCACCTCCTGCGGCTTTGACGCTCCTACGCGAGACTATCAGGGCGAAGAGATGCCGACGCTACCCAGCCAGGTTTGA
- a CDS encoding peptide ABC transporter substrate-binding protein translates to MTEQRRYLAGMTVGCVLLGATIAGGCSQSPIADTGEQAETASVAQRDRNTLRLLYSRVPVTLNPHLATGIQDFEAGRIVLEPLATANKRGELVPILAAEIPSEENEGVAADGRSVTWQLQPDVVWSDGEPLTAEDVVFTFEFVSNPQVRAATAQYYEGVESVEALDEQTVKINFTDVTAAWQIPFTGQTGVILPKHIFESANGAEARDAEANLAPIGTGPYQVSDSQPGSISFVPNPNYRGETPAFKRVEFVGGLAPYAAAREVLSTGEADFAHNLQVEVELLKDLQQDGQGVVDTVFGGLVERIMLNPTDPFAETEAGERSSLQAPHPFLSDVRVRQAIAYAIDRDTIAEELYGFTGRPTAQLLVAPRPFASPGTVPYEYDPERAAELLDAAGWTDTDGDGVRDRDGQAMEVVFQTSVNPVRQKTQTLVAESLEELGIDVDIKRVRVDDFFSGDPEQTNSINHFYADMQAYTTGNDHPDPTIYLGWWTCDQIATQANQWQKPNNARYCNPEYDALFATAKQELTLEKRAALFQELDALLAEDVAVIPIVHRAIANGVSKTLTGVDPTPWDASTWNIGDWQRQTPESGS, encoded by the coding sequence ATGACCGAGCAGCGTCGATATCTAGCGGGGATGACAGTGGGCTGTGTGCTGCTGGGGGCGACGATCGCGGGCGGTTGCAGCCAGTCACCGATCGCCGACACGGGAGAGCAAGCTGAGACGGCCTCGGTAGCGCAGCGCGATCGCAATACCTTACGCCTGTTGTATAGCCGCGTGCCGGTGACGCTAAATCCACATCTGGCGACGGGCATTCAAGATTTTGAAGCGGGGCGCATCGTTCTCGAACCTCTGGCAACTGCCAATAAGCGGGGGGAATTGGTGCCGATTTTGGCGGCAGAAATTCCCTCAGAAGAGAATGAGGGCGTCGCGGCAGATGGGCGATCGGTGACCTGGCAACTCCAGCCCGACGTCGTGTGGTCTGATGGCGAACCGTTGACCGCTGAGGATGTCGTTTTCACCTTTGAGTTTGTCAGCAATCCTCAAGTGAGAGCCGCGACCGCCCAATATTATGAGGGCGTGGAATCGGTCGAGGCGCTGGACGAACAGACGGTCAAAATCAATTTCACCGATGTCACCGCCGCCTGGCAAATTCCCTTTACGGGGCAAACTGGCGTCATTTTGCCCAAACACATTTTCGAGTCAGCCAATGGCGCGGAGGCCCGAGATGCCGAAGCGAATCTGGCCCCCATTGGCACCGGCCCGTATCAGGTCAGCGACTCGCAACCCGGCAGCATTTCCTTTGTCCCCAATCCGAACTATCGCGGCGAGACTCCCGCCTTCAAGCGGGTGGAATTTGTGGGTGGCCTGGCCCCCTACGCGGCAGCGCGAGAAGTCTTGAGCACGGGCGAAGCCGACTTTGCCCACAACTTGCAAGTCGAGGTCGAGCTGCTCAAAGACCTGCAGCAGGATGGGCAAGGTGTCGTGGACACTGTCTTTGGTGGCCTGGTAGAGCGGATTATGCTCAACCCCACCGATCCTTTTGCCGAGACGGAGGCGGGCGAGCGCTCCAGTCTGCAAGCGCCGCATCCCTTTTTGAGCGATGTGCGAGTGCGGCAAGCGATCGCCTACGCCATCGATCGCGACACCATTGCCGAAGAGCTGTACGGGTTTACGGGTCGCCCCACCGCTCAATTGTTAGTTGCACCCCGGCCCTTTGCCAGTCCGGGCACCGTGCCCTACGAATATGACCCAGAGCGGGCGGCGGAGCTGCTGGACGCGGCGGGTTGGACGGATACCGACGGGGATGGCGTGCGCGATCGCGATGGCCAAGCCATGGAAGTGGTCTTTCAGACGTCGGTAAATCCGGTGCGCCAAAAGACTCAAACCCTGGTCGCTGAAAGTTTGGAAGAGCTCGGCATCGACGTGGATATCAAACGGGTGCGGGTGGATGATTTCTTCTCGGGTGACCCAGAGCAGACCAACAGCATCAACCATTTCTACGCAGATATGCAGGCGTATACGACCGGCAACGATCATCCCGATCCCACCATTTATCTGGGTTGGTGGACCTGCGACCAAATTGCGACCCAGGCGAATCAATGGCAAAAACCGAATAACGCCCGCTACTGCAATCCCGAGTACGACGCCCTGTTCGCCACGGCCAAGCAAGAACTCACCCTCGAAAAGCGGGCCGCTCTCTTTCAAGAGTTGGATGCACTACTGGCGGAAGATGTGGCGGTGATTCCCATTGTGCATCGGGCGATCGCCAACGGCGTGAGCAAAACGCTGACCGGAGTCGACCCCACCCCCTGGGACGCTAGCACCTGGAACATCGGCGACTGGCAACGCCAAACCCCTGAGTCAGGGAGTTGA